A region from the Parcubacteria group bacterium genome encodes:
- a CDS encoding helix-turn-helix domain-containing protein codes for MKELQKTLIDYGLSANEAKIYLAMLRCGHSTILAIAKETEIKRPTVYITIENLTEAGLVKTIVKGKKKYYLPEEPEKLVQLLESKKNSIERILPELKNNYFSKNEKPKIVTYEGKAGIRKIYEETLKSQTEVLWFGSIKDIFEEFMESYNKISKVSFAYLKGSREIVNNTLFDRNYAKKVNSQKNPTSNVRILPGAHFFSSVDNIIYDNKVVSLSVKKNYYGVIIEDNDIANAYRTMFELAWKSAVKP; via the coding sequence ATGAAAGAATTACAAAAAACCCTCATCGACTATGGCCTAAGTGCCAATGAAGCCAAAATCTATTTAGCGATGCTTCGCTGTGGCCATAGTACAATTTTGGCGATTGCCAAGGAAACTGAAATCAAAAGACCAACGGTCTATATTACCATTGAAAATCTAACCGAGGCCGGCCTCGTGAAAACCATCGTCAAGGGCAAAAAGAAATATTATTTACCGGAAGAACCGGAAAAGTTAGTCCAATTGCTGGAATCCAAAAAGAACTCCATTGAAAGAATTTTGCCGGAACTCAAAAATAACTATTTTAGCAAAAATGAAAAACCCAAAATTGTCACTTATGAAGGAAAAGCTGGCATCAGAAAAATCTATGAAGAAACACTAAAAAGCCAAACAGAGGTACTTTGGTTCGGCTCGATTAAGGATATTTTTGAAGAATTTATGGAAAGTTATAATAAAATCAGCAAAGTCAGTTTTGCTTATCTAAAAGGCTCGCGAGAAATTGTGAACAATACTCTTTTTGATCGCAACTACGCCAAAAAAGTGAACAGTCAAAAAAATCCCACCTCAAATGTTCGCATCCTTCCAGGGGCACACTTCTTTTCCAGCGTGGATAATATCATCTATGACAACAAAGTAGTTAGTCTATCCGTCAAAAAAAATTACTACGGTGTCATCATCGAAGACAACGACATCGCCAATGCCTATAGGACAATGTTTGAGTTAGCTTGGAAGTCAGCGGTTAAGCCGTAA
- a CDS encoding HypC/HybG/HupF family hydrogenase formation chaperone — translation MCLAIPGKIMAIKNQLATVDFNGIEKEINISLVSVKVGEYVMVHAGFAIEKMDSEYVNEMQGYLSKKSKISNYK, via the coding sequence ATGTGCCTGGCAATTCCGGGAAAAATTATGGCAATTAAAAATCAACTGGCGACAGTTGATTTTAATGGCATTGAGAAAGAAATTAACATTTCGTTGGTTTCGGTAAAAGTTGGTGAGTATGTGATGGTGCACGCTGGTTTTGCGATTGAGAAGATGGACAGTGAGTATGTGAATGAGATGCAGGGGTATTTGAGTAAAAAATCCAAAATATCAAATTACAAATGA
- the hypD gene encoding hydrogenase formation protein HypD encodes MSSLDQILKNIHENAEKIGRPIRLMELCGTHSQTIAEHGIKKLMPENITLVSGPGCPVCVTDQTDIDVVVGLALAGIPVAVYGDTIQVPGNVMSLEEAKRNGADIRVVYSISEAVEMQKEKSNLVFFGLGFETTTGMTAWAIKNGLTVYSAHKLFPPAMEALLANKKIKVDGFIDPGHVSAIIGTEVFEKFKIPQVVAGFSGEDVLIAIDKLLGQILENKSRVENVYGRLVKKEGNRKALNLINEVFEVSDAKWRGLGEIKNSGLKIRKKYQAQDAQFVHKKLIEKIRKEIKIKPSACQCGLVLQGLIEPKACLLFRKACTPESPQGACMVSVEGSCNVEFRFAE; translated from the coding sequence ATGAGCAGTTTGGATCAAATTCTGAAAAATATTCATGAAAATGCCGAGAAAATTGGACGCCCTATTCGCCTCATGGAGCTTTGTGGTACGCATTCGCAGACAATTGCCGAGCATGGAATCAAGAAATTAATGCCGGAAAATATCACGCTAGTTTCTGGGCCAGGTTGTCCGGTGTGCGTTACGGATCAAACTGACATTGATGTGGTCGTCGGTCTTGCGCTTGCGGGAATTCCGGTGGCAGTCTATGGCGACACGATACAAGTGCCGGGAAATGTGATGAGCCTAGAAGAAGCAAAAAGAAACGGCGCAGATATTCGGGTCGTTTATTCAATTTCCGAGGCGGTTGAGATGCAAAAAGAAAAATCGAATCTGGTTTTTTTTGGTTTGGGTTTTGAGACGACGACGGGGATGACGGCTTGGGCGATTAAAAATGGACTGACCGTTTACAGCGCTCACAAACTTTTTCCGCCGGCGATGGAAGCACTTTTGGCCAATAAGAAAATAAAAGTTGATGGGTTTATTGATCCTGGGCACGTAAGCGCGATTATCGGAACGGAAGTTTTTGAGAAATTCAAGATTCCGCAAGTCGTGGCTGGTTTTTCCGGCGAAGATGTTTTGATTGCAATTGATAAGTTGCTTGGCCAAATTTTGGAAAACAAATCTCGCGTGGAAAATGTTTATGGCCGGCTGGTGAAAAAAGAAGGTAACAGAAAAGCGCTAAATTTAATCAATGAAGTTTTCGAAGTTAGTGATGCAAAATGGCGAGGTTTGGGAGAGATTAAAAATTCGGGGCTAAAAATTCGGAAAAAATATCAAGCGCAAGATGCGCAGTTCGTGCACAAAAAGTTGATTGAAAAAATAAGAAAAGAGATTAAAATTAAGCCAAGCGCTTGCCAGTGTGGGCTAGTGCTCCAAGGTCTTATCGAGCCAAAGGCTTGTCTGTTATTCAGGAAAGCTTGTACTCCGGAAAGCCCGCAAGGCGCGTGCATGGTTTCGGTGGAGGGGAGTTGTAATGTGGAATTCCGCTTCGCGGAATAA
- a CDS encoding four helix bundle protein: MEKNYLKLNDLSSYKIAYNLSNYVWDIVVSWGYFEKDTVGKQFARSVDSISANIAEGFGRFGKKDKINFYRYAFGSVKESLDWNEKSKKRSLLKEKEYEYILSELQKLPKEMNGLIKFTNDKLER, encoded by the coding sequence GTGGAGAAAAATTATCTTAAATTGAACGACCTTAGCTCCTATAAGATTGCCTATAATTTAAGTAATTATGTTTGGGATATTGTGGTTAGTTGGGGTTATTTTGAAAAAGATACTGTGGGCAAGCAATTCGCAAGATCAGTCGATTCGATTTCAGCTAATATTGCGGAAGGTTTTGGTAGGTTTGGAAAAAAAGATAAAATTAACTTTTATAGGTATGCTTTTGGATCAGTAAAAGAATCTTTAGATTGGAACGAAAAATCAAAAAAGAGAAGTTTATTAAAAGAAAAGGAATACGAGTATATTTTAAGTGAGTTGCAAAAACTACCCAAAGAAATGAACGGCTTAATCAAATTTACAAATGACAAACTGGAACGATGA
- the hypE gene encoding hydrogenase expression/formation protein HypE, translated as MKQFNNVTMEMGGGGEKSSQLIFGIRKFFPKAIKWKNTQDDGAAFSLGKEKLVFTTDAFIVDPLFFPGGDIGKIAICGTINDLSVMGAVPIGISLSLVIEEGFPQSDLKKIMQSIGKISKETGVPIVTGDTKVTEKGKIDKIEITTSGVGLASKIIENGGAKVGDAIITSGNLGEHAVALLASRFNYRTKIKSDCQPVTKEVQSILPYLTSCKDPTRGGVAAVLNEMAEKSKMRFILDENNLPFSKETVALSGLLGIDKFSFPSEGRFVGTVPQKDAEKVLKILRKYNRGAKIIGSVVKGNGVYLKTIIGSEKKIEVPRGKLIPRIC; from the coding sequence ATGAAACAATTTAACAATGTAACAATGGAAATGGGGGGTGGCGGAGAAAAATCATCTCAGCTTATTTTTGGAATAAGAAAATTTTTTCCAAAAGCGATTAAATGGAAAAATACCCAAGACGATGGGGCTGCTTTTAGTCTCGGAAAAGAAAAATTAGTCTTCACAACAGATGCGTTTATTGTTGATCCGCTTTTTTTCCCAGGTGGGGACATCGGGAAAATCGCTATTTGTGGGACAATTAATGATCTCTCAGTGATGGGCGCGGTACCGATTGGGATCTCGCTTAGTCTTGTGATTGAAGAAGGTTTTCCGCAGAGTGATTTGAAAAAAATTATGCAGTCAATCGGGAAGATTTCCAAAGAGACGGGTGTACCGATTGTGACGGGGGATACAAAAGTGACAGAAAAAGGCAAGATCGACAAAATTGAAATTACCACTTCTGGCGTGGGACTCGCTTCAAAAATTATTGAAAATGGTGGAGCGAAAGTGGGCGATGCGATCATTACTTCTGGCAATCTTGGCGAACACGCCGTGGCGCTACTGGCTAGTCGGTTCAATTACCGGACAAAAATAAAAAGTGATTGCCAGCCAGTCACGAAAGAAGTTCAAAGTATCTTACCGTATCTTACTTCTTGCAAAGATCCGACGCGCGGTGGTGTGGCGGCGGTGCTCAATGAAATGGCGGAAAAATCTAAAATGAGATTTATTTTAGACGAAAATAATCTGCCGTTTTCCAAAGAAACTGTCGCGCTTTCTGGACTCTTGGGGATTGATAAATTTTCCTTTCCGTCCGAAGGCCGGTTTGTGGGGACTGTTCCCCAAAAAGACGCTGAAAAAGTGCTTAAAATTCTTAGAAAATATAATCGTGGAGCCAAAATTATTGGTTCAGTTGTGAAGGGCAACGGAGTTTATTTGAAGACCATAATCGGCAGTGAGAAAAAAATTGAGGTGCCGAGGGGGAAATTGATTCCGCGGATTTGTTAG
- a CDS encoding 2Fe-2S iron-sulfur cluster-binding protein, protein MQIKINNKKYKVKLGETVLDVCRRERIPVATLCSFEGLAREGDCRLCLVELGETGKLVTSCTTKVCADLEVQTDSEKVQKARRINLELLWADHAGKCSTCKKNRMCELQKLAEEYKIENFHFVPRKGEMTSSEEQKLLRDNWSRVVVENQNPCISRNSEFCVECKRCVNICPEHKFGFNHRAGDVVVGTPYEKVLECSFCGKCVEACPVAALTDQNDYAKIIEDLEDLKKFSVAVVDLAMEEKIKAQLKDITQEKDLKKIFFELGFEKIINLSEKEQHREDEVFASIKADYAKKEKIDPRNIRTFFVSSKIQKKAQKGEYLDYILSEREVARLVRDKKKMIAGKIAPKN, encoded by the coding sequence ATGCAAATAAAAATCAACAATAAAAAATACAAGGTAAAGTTGGGTGAGACTGTTTTGGATGTTTGCCGGAGAGAAAGAATTCCGGTCGCTACGCTCTGTTCTTTTGAGGGACTTGCTCGTGAGGGAGATTGTCGCTTGTGCCTGGTGGAATTGGGCGAGACGGGCAAATTAGTGACATCTTGCACAACGAAAGTTTGCGCTGATCTGGAGGTGCAGACAGATAGCGAAAAAGTCCAAAAGGCGCGTCGGATTAACCTCGAGCTACTTTGGGCGGATCATGCGGGAAAGTGTTCCACTTGCAAGAAAAATCGGATGTGCGAATTGCAAAAACTGGCTGAGGAATATAAAATTGAAAATTTCCATTTTGTACCAAGAAAGGGTGAGATGACGAGCAGTGAAGAGCAAAAACTACTGCGGGATAATTGGTCGCGAGTCGTCGTTGAAAACCAAAATCCTTGCATTTCGAGGAATTCTGAATTTTGCGTGGAATGCAAAAGGTGTGTCAATATCTGTCCGGAACATAAATTTGGTTTTAACCATCGGGCAGGGGATGTGGTTGTTGGTACGCCCTATGAAAAAGTCTTGGAGTGCAGTTTTTGCGGAAAATGCGTCGAGGCGTGCCCGGTAGCGGCGCTGACTGATCAGAATGATTATGCTAAAATAATCGAAGATTTGGAGGATTTGAAAAAGTTTTCCGTGGCGGTGGTGGATCTGGCTATGGAAGAAAAAATAAAGGCGCAGTTGAAAGATATTACCCAGGAAAAAGATTTGAAAAAAATATTTTTTGAGTTGGGTTTTGAAAAAATTATCAATCTTTCTGAAAAAGAACAGCACAGGGAAGATGAAGTTTTTGCCAGCATTAAAGCTGATTACGCTAAAAAAGAAAAAATTGATCCCAGAAATATCCGTACGTTTTTCGTTTCTTCCAAAATCCAAAAAAAAGCCCAAAAAGGCGAATATTTGGATTATATCCTTTCGGAGCGGGAGGTGGCGAGATTGGTGCGGGATAAGAAAAAAATGATAGCGGGTAAAATCGCACCTAAGAATTAG